The following proteins are encoded in a genomic region of Dyadobacter sp. UC 10:
- the upp gene encoding uracil phosphoribosyltransferase, with protein MFLLTQKPSIADHYLAELRDVNIQKDRLRFRRNMERMGELLAYELSKTLTFRPGKVETPLGLAPSRSLLQPVVLATILRAGVPMHQGFLNMFDKADNAFIGAYRGHHINEEEEFEVEMDYITSPDLTGKILILIDPMLATGRSMEKVYHALLRFGIPSQTHIASVIASPEGVDFLQSRIPQCRLWLGAIDEKLNEQYYIVPGLGDAGDLAYGEK; from the coding sequence ATGTTTTTATTGACCCAAAAACCCTCCATTGCCGATCACTATCTGGCCGAATTACGTGACGTAAATATTCAAAAAGACCGATTGAGATTCAGGCGGAATATGGAGCGGATGGGAGAGTTGCTTGCTTATGAATTATCAAAAACGCTGACTTTCCGGCCCGGCAAAGTAGAGACACCGCTCGGGCTGGCGCCTTCGCGCTCTTTATTGCAGCCGGTAGTATTGGCGACGATCCTTCGTGCGGGCGTTCCCATGCATCAGGGCTTTCTGAACATGTTTGATAAAGCCGATAATGCATTTATCGGCGCTTACCGGGGACATCATATCAACGAGGAGGAAGAATTTGAAGTGGAAATGGATTACATCACCAGCCCGGACCTTACCGGTAAAATCTTGATCCTGATCGATCCGATGCTTGCTACGGGGAGGTCGATGGAAAAAGTATACCATGCATTACTGCGTTTTGGGATTCCCTCGCAAACCCATATCGCTTCTGTGATCGCAAGTCCGGAAGGCGTTGACTTCCTGCAAAGCCGGATACCGCAATGCAGGCTCTGGCTGGGAGCGATCGACGAGAAGCTGAACGAGCAGTATTATATAGTCCCCGGCCTTGGTGATGCCGGGGACCTTGCTTACGGGGAAAAGTAA
- a CDS encoding carboxypeptidase-like regulatory domain-containing protein has translation MKVKLTLLQSILLIITLTYNALGQTTLQGKVSESANGEALAGISIQIKGKVTGTITDNQGRFKLYTTSNPPLTLTISSVGFQTQEINVSPGQTNLDIKMVEQVTLGEEIVVSASRVEESVMKSPVAIEKMNLRDMRDTPSANFYDALNNLKGIDMATQGFLFKSINMRGFGSTGNPRTVQMIDGMDNQAPGLNFPLDNIIGIPELDVESVEVLPGAASALYGPNAVNGLILMNSKSPFLYQGLSASVKGGVMHEKHRSQATTPFVDATIRYAKAFNNKIAFKANVSFIRAKDWEATNYTNLNLGGNSDPGRGAGTALDYDGVNVYGDEIQTNINAVAQSLAAAGNIPAGAVSLVPNTFVSRTGYLEKDLVDYNTKSFKANAAIHYRINEKMEAVAQVNYGYGTTVYTATGRYALRDFNLTQAKLELRGDNFTVRAYTTQERSGKSYLSGLAAVSMLTDFKPNNVWFGQYVGAFATARGAGTSEAASHLLARQTADANMPQPGTAAFDQLLDKYRNMPIVDGGGGFADKTNLYHAEGFYNFKNQLKVVEVLAGANFRQYQLRSAGTLFADQKEGRSGTIPINEWGAFVQAGKSILSNHLKLTGSIRYDKNENFAGQFTPRVSAVTTFGEHNIRLSYQTGFRIPTTQNQYIDLRTPAGTLVGGLPEFDARYNLTSGILRQNLSEEAVMQVVKSDPTILEKATVYAKAAVTQQATTAITQAVTTQVTNAVNQAVAAGQIPNDPATIQSAISNGVNQALPGALSSQLPGILAAQVPALVPTIAQAYALEKLPKYKPRKLAPERIASFEIGYKGVIAKKLFIDAYYYVSRYKNLIGGAVIVVPTAAAAPGLPIESGIGVGNFNGYSRVVNTTETITTTGFALGLNYSLSKGYNIGGNIANNELRNFKPSPEVQYSQFNTPKYRYNLNFGKRITSSSNFGFNVVYRYQQAFVWESSFIVPTTTDVPIFSNTKVPAINNLDAQISLKAASIKSIIKLGATNLLGKSYIQAYGSPNIGSTYYVSITFDELLN, from the coding sequence ATGAAAGTAAAACTTACACTTCTGCAAAGTATTCTCTTAATCATCACACTGACTTACAATGCATTGGGTCAAACTACGCTACAGGGAAAAGTGTCCGAGTCGGCAAACGGTGAGGCGCTGGCGGGTATTAGTATCCAGATCAAAGGCAAAGTAACCGGCACAATTACCGACAATCAGGGGCGGTTCAAATTATATACGACGTCAAATCCGCCGCTTACACTTACAATTTCTTCGGTAGGATTTCAGACTCAGGAAATAAACGTCAGCCCGGGACAGACTAATCTCGATATTAAAATGGTCGAGCAGGTCACACTTGGCGAAGAGATTGTCGTCTCGGCTTCCCGCGTTGAAGAATCTGTCATGAAATCTCCGGTAGCCATCGAAAAAATGAATCTCCGGGACATGCGCGACACTCCTTCCGCTAACTTTTACGATGCGCTCAATAACCTGAAAGGCATCGATATGGCCACGCAGGGATTCCTCTTCAAGTCCATTAATATGCGCGGCTTCGGCAGCACGGGTAACCCCCGAACGGTTCAAATGATCGATGGAATGGACAACCAGGCACCTGGCCTCAATTTTCCACTCGACAATATCATCGGTATTCCAGAGCTGGATGTGGAAAGCGTGGAAGTGCTTCCCGGCGCAGCCTCCGCTTTATACGGGCCGAATGCGGTCAATGGTTTGATACTCATGAATAGTAAAAGTCCATTTTTATACCAGGGGCTAAGTGCCAGTGTGAAAGGCGGTGTGATGCATGAAAAGCACAGGTCGCAGGCTACGACACCTTTCGTAGATGCTACCATTCGCTATGCAAAAGCATTCAACAACAAAATAGCATTCAAGGCAAATGTTTCTTTTATAAGAGCAAAAGACTGGGAGGCAACCAACTACACCAATCTCAATTTGGGTGGGAATTCAGATCCCGGTCGTGGAGCAGGCACAGCACTGGATTACGATGGGGTGAATGTATATGGTGACGAGATACAGACCAATATCAATGCAGTGGCCCAGTCACTCGCCGCTGCCGGAAATATTCCCGCAGGGGCCGTGTCACTCGTTCCCAACACATTCGTAAGCCGCACCGGTTATCTTGAAAAGGACCTGGTGGATTACAATACAAAAAGTTTTAAAGCGAATGCAGCCATTCACTACCGCATTAATGAAAAAATGGAGGCAGTAGCGCAGGTTAATTACGGATATGGAACTACGGTGTATACAGCAACAGGCAGGTACGCACTCCGCGATTTTAACCTTACCCAGGCCAAACTCGAATTGCGCGGGGACAATTTTACTGTCCGTGCGTATACGACACAGGAGCGCTCGGGAAAATCATACCTTTCAGGTCTCGCTGCGGTTTCGATGCTAACAGACTTTAAACCCAATAATGTATGGTTCGGTCAGTATGTTGGCGCATTTGCGACTGCCCGCGGGGCTGGTACCAGTGAAGCAGCATCTCACCTGCTCGCCCGCCAGACTGCCGACGCAAATATGCCTCAGCCGGGAACAGCCGCCTTTGATCAGCTTCTGGACAAATATCGAAACATGCCAATTGTAGACGGTGGAGGCGGTTTTGCGGACAAGACCAATCTCTACCACGCGGAAGGATTTTATAACTTTAAAAATCAGTTGAAAGTGGTGGAAGTGCTTGCTGGTGCAAATTTCCGTCAGTACCAGCTGCGCTCCGCAGGTACTTTGTTTGCAGATCAGAAAGAAGGGCGTTCAGGAACGATTCCCATTAATGAATGGGGCGCATTTGTGCAGGCAGGAAAAAGTATTTTATCTAATCACCTGAAACTGACCGGCTCGATCCGCTACGATAAAAATGAAAACTTCGCAGGCCAGTTCACACCCAGGGTGTCGGCGGTAACAACTTTTGGTGAGCACAATATCCGCCTATCTTACCAAACAGGTTTTCGCATTCCTACAACCCAAAATCAGTATATTGATCTGAGAACGCCTGCGGGCACATTGGTTGGCGGATTACCCGAATTTGATGCCCGATATAACCTTACCAGCGGAATACTACGGCAAAATCTGTCAGAAGAAGCTGTCATGCAAGTCGTAAAAAGTGATCCGACTATCCTCGAAAAAGCGACCGTTTATGCCAAGGCGGCGGTGACTCAGCAAGCCACCACTGCCATTACCCAGGCGGTCACAACCCAGGTTACCAATGCAGTAAATCAGGCGGTGGCAGCCGGACAAATCCCGAACGATCCGGCAACTATTCAGAGCGCAATCTCAAACGGGGTAAACCAGGCCCTGCCGGGTGCGCTATCTTCACAGCTTCCGGGTATACTCGCGGCGCAGGTTCCGGCCCTGGTTCCAACGATCGCGCAGGCTTACGCCCTTGAAAAATTACCCAAATACAAACCAAGAAAATTGGCTCCCGAAAGGATCGCTTCCTTTGAAATCGGCTATAAAGGTGTTATTGCCAAAAAACTTTTTATAGATGCCTATTACTATGTGAGCAGATACAAGAACCTGATCGGCGGGGCTGTGATTGTAGTACCAACGGCAGCAGCAGCACCGGGGCTGCCTATAGAATCAGGAATTGGGGTAGGCAATTTTAACGGCTATTCGCGGGTAGTGAATACAACGGAAACGATCACTACGACAGGCTTCGCACTTGGACTGAATTATTCATTGTCAAAGGGTTATAACATTGGCGGCAACATTGCCAACAATGAGCTGCGGAACTTTAAACCATCACCAGAAGTGCAGTATTCCCAGTTCAATACGCCGAAATACCGGTACAATTTAAACTTTGGAAAAAGGATAACCAGCAGCAGTAACTTTGGATTTAATGTGGTTTACCGGTACCAGCAGGCATTTGTATGGGAATCAAGCTTTATCGTTCCCACCACTACCGACGTTCCCATTTTCTCCAACACAAAAGTTCCGGCTATCAATAACCTCGATGCCCAGATCAGTTTGAAAGCAGCGTCCATCAAGTCGATCATTAAACTGGGCGCAACCAATCTATTGGGCAAATCTTATATCCAGGCTTATGGCAGCCCGAATATCGGATCTACCTACTATGTAAGTATCACATTTGATGAGCTATTGAATTAG
- the nadC gene encoding carboxylating nicotinate-nucleotide diphosphorylase encodes METNPHELRNLIRLALLEDIGDGDHSSLSSVPENAVKRAKLLVKQDGVLAGVEVAQIIFDETATYYNDPHLKIDVLLFDGTYVKSGDIAFIVEGSARLILKAERLVLNIMQRMSGIATYARQMAVLIEDLPVKLLDTRKTTPNFRLFEKMAVKIGGAVNHRMGLYDMIMLKDNHVDYAGGITAAITGARKYLAETGKDLKIEIETRNLAEVDEVLSVGQVDIIMLDNFPLEDLREAVKRIGDRFETEASGNITEKTLRAVAETGVDGISSGALTHQARSLDLSLKAF; translated from the coding sequence ATGGAAACTAATCCGCATGAACTTCGCAATCTGATCCGGCTTGCATTGCTGGAAGATATTGGCGACGGGGACCATTCTTCCCTGTCGAGTGTACCCGAAAATGCAGTGAAACGCGCGAAGCTGCTCGTGAAACAGGACGGCGTTCTGGCCGGTGTAGAGGTAGCACAAATCATCTTCGACGAAACCGCTACCTATTATAATGATCCCCATTTGAAAATTGATGTGTTACTTTTTGACGGAACCTACGTCAAAAGCGGAGATATCGCATTTATAGTAGAAGGAAGTGCGCGCCTGATCCTGAAAGCGGAAAGACTGGTATTGAATATCATGCAGCGCATGAGCGGCATTGCTACTTATGCGCGACAAATGGCTGTATTGATCGAAGACCTGCCCGTTAAACTGCTCGATACCCGGAAAACGACACCGAATTTCAGGTTGTTTGAGAAAATGGCAGTGAAGATAGGCGGGGCAGTCAATCACAGGATGGGACTGTACGATATGATTATGCTCAAAGACAATCACGTCGACTATGCAGGCGGGATTACAGCAGCGATAACGGGCGCGCGAAAGTATCTGGCGGAAACAGGCAAAGACCTCAAAATCGAAATCGAGACAAGGAATCTGGCTGAGGTGGACGAAGTACTGAGCGTGGGCCAGGTAGATATTATCATGCTAGACAACTTCCCACTGGAAGACCTGCGTGAAGCCGTGAAAAGGATCGGTGATCGGTTTGAGACCGAAGCCTCCGGTAATATCACCGAAAAAACGTTACGCGCAGTTGCTGAGACGGGCGTGGACGGTATATCGAGTGGTGCATTGACGCACCAGGCGCGAAGCCTGGATTTAAGTTTAAAAGCCTTTTAA
- a CDS encoding mannose-1-phosphate guanylyltransferase → MQDTYVIIMAGGVGTRFWPFSRTDFPKQFHDVLGTGQTLLQQTVNRFDGVCPIENIYIVTSQEYKDLVKEQIPELTDDQILLEPNRRNTAPCIAYACYKIAARNPNANVVVAPADHIILKEEIFKDTIKVALGATRNEDILVTLGIQPTRPDTGYGYIQYIPDKLTVKKVKSFTEKPHLELALQFLDSGDFVWNAGIFVWNINAFKKALAEFQPEIADIFSGGDNHYYLETEDSFVQRAYAHCGSISIDNAVMEKADNVHVVLSNFGWSDLGTWKSLYEVSEKDDNENVTDGNLLLYNTTNSIIKTPKDKLVVISGLDGYIVAEYDGVLMICKKDEEQKVKEFVAEAKELSTKYV, encoded by the coding sequence ATGCAGGACACTTATGTAATTATTATGGCCGGTGGAGTTGGTACCAGATTCTGGCCTTTCAGCCGAACCGATTTTCCGAAGCAATTTCACGATGTGCTGGGCACGGGACAAACACTTTTACAGCAAACCGTTAATCGTTTCGATGGGGTGTGCCCGATCGAAAACATTTATATTGTTACAAGTCAGGAATATAAAGACCTGGTGAAAGAGCAGATACCGGAATTGACGGATGATCAGATACTGCTCGAACCCAACAGGCGCAATACTGCTCCTTGCATCGCTTATGCCTGTTACAAGATCGCCGCGCGCAATCCTAACGCCAATGTTGTAGTGGCACCGGCGGATCATATTATATTAAAAGAAGAAATTTTTAAAGATACCATCAAGGTAGCGCTGGGTGCGACCCGGAACGAGGATATCCTGGTGACGTTGGGCATTCAGCCGACCCGGCCAGATACCGGCTACGGATACATTCAGTACATTCCTGATAAGCTGACGGTCAAGAAAGTTAAATCTTTTACCGAAAAACCACATCTGGAACTTGCATTGCAATTTTTAGATAGCGGGGACTTTGTATGGAATGCGGGGATTTTTGTCTGGAATATCAATGCATTCAAGAAAGCACTGGCAGAATTCCAGCCTGAGATTGCGGATATTTTTAGCGGAGGAGATAATCATTATTACTTGGAAACCGAGGATTCTTTCGTTCAGCGGGCCTATGCGCATTGCGGCAGCATTTCAATAGACAATGCGGTTATGGAAAAAGCTGACAATGTGCATGTTGTGCTGAGTAACTTCGGCTGGTCGGATCTGGGAACCTGGAAGTCGCTTTATGAAGTTTCGGAAAAAGATGACAATGAAAATGTAACGGACGGAAATCTGTTGCTTTATAATACAACCAACTCAATCATTAAAACACCAAAAGACAAGCTGGTAGTAATCAGCGGATTAGATGGATATATCGTCGCTGAATATGACGGGGTTCTGATGATTTGCAAAAAGGACGAAGAGCAAAAAGTGAAAGAGTTCGTGGCGGAGGCGAAAGAGCTTAGTACTAAGTATGTGTAG
- a CDS encoding ComEA family DNA-binding protein, producing MQHTGHFAYAFYKERLWGFRRALILIFAFSIIFANTLHAQEPPRQDVDINQFIGSLFPVPSEDIDYAELFESLLQLYTNPLDINIVTADELSGAMILTDLQIRAFLQYREQLGPFISLYELQAIPGFDLQTIYRLLPFIALNPKSASLKNAIHNPDQHFLILRSGRILETQKGFAPLDSASKAVTRYRGNPYNTFLRYRNARSGYYSFGITFEKDAGEKWWAWEPKRHILGTDFTSFHAQVLNRGRLKNLIIGDFRMQTGQGMVMGAGFSLGKGSEVIKTAYRSTLGFKPYTSSGEADFFRGIAFTWRLGKKTDISLMYSNVKRDATLDESADGRRFATSLPLTGYHRTPGEIDKHHNFSEQNAGAHLLHRFSAQNGQIGITALYTSYELPIRKRDQPYNRYEFSGKQHLNTGIHGDYRWRNFHFFGEGALSGRNGIGAIAGAIASFGKKWDATFLLRHYAKNFHTTYGNPISEATRPSNENAVYGGLRFMPHKRWQFSGYFDRFWFPWLRYQVDAPSKGSDYYLHLLFKPDKRLNVYALVHQKQKQKNAPENKQQPNELVTTVRRTAMLNFEYEVPLRYAIRTRCQLGDTGEKKAARSKGITIFQDLSWHFPKIELSTRLAWFNTDDYDSRQYAYEKDMLYAFSVPAYYDSGTRYYMMLRYTVSKNIKIWARWSQTRYSDLQTISSGLNEIKGNKRSEIKMQFMYQL from the coding sequence ATGCAGCATACAGGACATTTTGCATACGCTTTTTACAAAGAAAGGCTTTGGGGCTTCCGCCGTGCCCTCATTTTGATATTTGCTTTCAGTATTATTTTCGCAAATACCTTGCACGCGCAAGAGCCCCCGCGGCAGGATGTTGATATTAACCAGTTTATTGGCAGTCTCTTCCCTGTTCCTTCGGAAGATATTGATTACGCCGAGCTTTTCGAGTCGCTGTTACAGCTTTATACCAATCCCCTCGACATCAATATCGTGACTGCCGACGAGCTGTCCGGCGCGATGATCCTCACTGATTTACAGATCCGCGCCTTCCTGCAATACCGCGAGCAGCTTGGTCCGTTCATCTCATTGTATGAATTGCAGGCTATTCCCGGCTTCGACCTTCAAACGATTTACAGATTACTCCCTTTTATAGCTCTAAACCCAAAATCTGCCTCACTAAAAAATGCCATACACAACCCTGACCAGCACTTTTTAATATTACGTTCGGGCCGCATTCTTGAAACACAAAAAGGTTTTGCCCCACTGGATTCGGCCTCCAAGGCGGTGACGCGGTATCGGGGAAATCCTTACAATACATTTCTGAGATACCGCAATGCACGGTCGGGTTATTACAGCTTCGGGATTACTTTTGAAAAAGATGCCGGCGAAAAATGGTGGGCCTGGGAGCCGAAAAGGCATATTTTAGGCACGGACTTCACGTCTTTTCATGCGCAGGTATTAAATAGGGGAAGATTAAAAAATCTGATCATCGGGGACTTCCGAATGCAAACCGGCCAGGGAATGGTAATGGGCGCGGGCTTTTCGCTGGGCAAAGGCTCAGAAGTGATTAAAACAGCTTACCGCAGTACATTGGGCTTCAAGCCTTACACTTCCTCTGGAGAAGCAGATTTTTTTAGAGGTATAGCTTTCACGTGGAGGTTGGGGAAGAAAACAGATATTTCGTTGATGTATTCAAATGTAAAAAGGGATGCGACACTGGACGAAAGTGCAGACGGAAGGCGGTTTGCGACATCATTACCGCTGACCGGCTATCACCGGACTCCCGGTGAAATTGACAAGCATCATAATTTTTCAGAACAAAATGCAGGCGCACATTTGCTGCATCGGTTTTCTGCTCAAAATGGGCAAATAGGGATCACTGCACTTTATACCAGCTACGAACTTCCGATACGCAAAAGGGACCAGCCCTACAATCGGTACGAATTTTCGGGTAAACAACATCTCAACACCGGCATTCACGGCGATTACAGGTGGCGGAATTTTCACTTTTTTGGAGAAGGCGCATTGTCTGGCAGGAATGGAATCGGCGCGATTGCGGGTGCTATTGCCAGTTTTGGCAAGAAATGGGACGCTACCTTTTTGCTCAGACATTATGCCAAAAATTTTCACACAACTTACGGTAACCCGATTAGCGAAGCCACCCGGCCATCTAATGAAAACGCGGTGTATGGCGGATTACGGTTCATGCCGCACAAACGCTGGCAGTTCAGCGGCTATTTTGACAGGTTTTGGTTTCCCTGGCTGCGGTACCAGGTCGACGCGCCTTCGAAAGGATCTGATTATTACCTCCATCTTTTATTCAAGCCAGATAAGCGGCTGAATGTGTATGCATTAGTTCATCAAAAGCAAAAACAAAAGAACGCCCCGGAAAATAAACAGCAACCGAATGAGCTCGTGACCACCGTTCGTCGCACGGCGATGCTTAATTTTGAATATGAAGTGCCGCTGCGCTACGCCATCCGAACACGCTGCCAGCTGGGTGATACCGGAGAGAAAAAGGCAGCCCGGTCGAAAGGAATTACTATTTTTCAGGATTTGAGCTGGCATTTTCCTAAAATCGAACTTAGCACCCGGTTGGCCTGGTTTAATACCGACGATTACGACAGCCGCCAGTATGCATATGAAAAAGATATGCTGTACGCGTTTTCTGTTCCGGCCTACTACGATTCGGGTACCAGGTATTATATGATGCTACGTTACACCGTTTCAAAAAATATAAAAATATGGGCGCGCTGGTCTCAAACAAGGTATTCGGACTTGCAGACGATCAGTTCCGGTCTCAATGAAATCAAGGGGAATAAACGCAGCGAAATTAAGATGCAGTTTATGTATCAGCTTTGA
- a CDS encoding capsule assembly Wzi family protein → MSIILVSLPFYGHAQSSFIPFNDDYYHLIDRLEIKRGKFSEGFHFNAKPFERKAVVALTDSILKEGTINLTDRDWETIDYLREDSWEWTKGMVATDSAKYDQLARLHWFRLPPPGKRRRFFGRTADLYSIHNKDFDLHFNFTTTNSIGSDRTAGLDTTLWYTTRGVEIRGMINEKLGFYTYVADNQGHFPTYVNQFSPRYSFPGEGLAKATRNNGRDFLTARGYITFRPLKSINVRFGHDHNTFGSGYRSLILSDNSSPYLFLRLDTQLGRFHYTNLWTSMINAGENSFTGFLRNKKFASIHHLSVNLTERINFGVFEAEIFNRDSVGGGYDLNYLNPIIFYRYVESYIGSQDNALLGFDFRWLVGNKASVYGQFVLDEFLTKYLFNGSKSWTNKYSLQLGGKYVDAFGVPNLDLQAEYNLVRPYTYSHKDGGRNYMHYGQSLAHPLGANFREYIAIARYKLTSRLSAYGTFMMAMQGKDPTTGPEMNFGGDISKNYEERSVNRDGELGQKIGQGIKASTTFTDLRLSYSLAHNLFLDGRYLIRNLKSDDVKVASKSNIFTFAIRYNMAYRQQTF, encoded by the coding sequence TTGTCAATCATACTGGTATCCCTGCCATTCTACGGCCACGCGCAGAGTTCTTTCATTCCCTTCAACGACGATTATTACCATTTGATAGACCGCCTCGAAATCAAGCGGGGGAAGTTCTCAGAAGGTTTCCATTTCAATGCCAAACCATTCGAGAGAAAAGCCGTTGTCGCATTGACGGACTCCATTCTAAAAGAAGGAACGATCAACCTCACGGATCGCGACTGGGAAACGATCGATTACCTGCGGGAAGACAGCTGGGAATGGACGAAAGGAATGGTCGCAACGGATTCGGCCAAATATGATCAGCTTGCCCGCCTGCATTGGTTCAGGCTCCCGCCTCCGGGAAAAAGAAGAAGATTCTTTGGTCGCACGGCTGACCTTTACAGCATTCACAACAAGGATTTCGATCTGCATTTCAATTTTACCACTACCAATTCAATAGGAAGCGATCGCACCGCGGGCCTCGATACTACTTTGTGGTATACCACACGCGGTGTCGAGATCCGCGGTATGATCAATGAAAAGCTTGGTTTTTATACTTATGTAGCTGACAATCAGGGCCACTTTCCCACATATGTAAATCAGTTCTCACCACGATACAGTTTCCCCGGCGAAGGACTGGCAAAAGCGACGCGTAATAATGGCAGGGATTTTCTGACTGCGCGCGGCTACATCACATTCCGGCCGTTGAAAAGCATTAATGTACGTTTCGGTCACGATCACAATACTTTCGGCAGTGGCTACCGTTCGCTGATCCTTTCAGATAACAGCAGCCCCTACCTTTTTTTAAGACTTGATACGCAGCTGGGCCGGTTTCATTATACCAACCTTTGGACCAGCATGATCAATGCAGGTGAAAATTCTTTCACAGGTTTTTTGAGAAACAAGAAATTCGCGTCAATTCACCACCTCAGCGTAAACCTGACCGAACGCATTAATTTCGGGGTTTTTGAGGCTGAAATCTTCAATCGGGATTCCGTGGGCGGTGGATATGATCTCAATTACCTCAATCCGATCATTTTTTACAGGTATGTAGAGTCTTATATAGGAAGCCAGGACAATGCGCTGCTGGGGTTTGATTTTCGCTGGCTCGTCGGGAATAAGGCGTCTGTTTATGGTCAATTCGTCCTGGATGAATTTTTAACTAAATATCTTTTCAACGGAAGCAAGTCCTGGACTAACAAATACAGTCTGCAATTGGGAGGAAAATATGTCGATGCATTCGGCGTACCGAACCTGGATTTGCAGGCAGAATATAATTTGGTACGACCGTATACCTACTCGCATAAAGACGGCGGAAGAAATTATATGCATTATGGACAATCGCTTGCACATCCTTTGGGGGCGAATTTCCGGGAATACATTGCGATTGCCCGTTATAAACTGACGTCCCGGCTGTCGGCTTATGGCACATTTATGATGGCCATGCAGGGAAAAGACCCAACTACCGGCCCGGAAATGAATTTTGGAGGTGATATCTCGAAAAACTACGAGGAACGCAGTGTGAACCGAGATGGGGAACTGGGCCAGAAGATCGGACAGGGGATTAAAGCTTCCACGACTTTTACCGACCTGCGACTTTCTTATTCACTCGCGCATAACCTGTTTCTCGACGGTCGTTACCTGATCAGAAATCTAAAATCGGATGATGTAAAAGTGGCCTCCAAATCGAACATTTTTACATTCGCAATCCGCTACAATATGGCTTATCGCCAGCAAACGTTCTGA